One window of Doryrhamphus excisus isolate RoL2022-K1 chromosome 13, RoL_Dexc_1.0, whole genome shotgun sequence genomic DNA carries:
- the LOC131140773 gene encoding uncharacterized protein LOC131140773 isoform X2, giving the protein MASKTQQNVMVFDEGGVASPAAAPVANNLPQRFGRASRHILEQGEQGSDGSHKDTGTIGQAEVRPRTFSSSPIGPSAMKPPTCDFLAPDSTRRGIRVTLDNNNMWNEFFRCQTEMIITKQGSRMFPYCRFRISGLQPSSKYVLILDIQPLDGSHYTWTGASWQVAGKAESHIRSPPFTHPDSPSTGQQWMQNPVSFYKLKLTSNTADKEGNAILHPMHRYVPRLHLVQTEKADDDFKLSGSNVATFTFQQTEFMAVTAYQNSQFAQLKVDYNPFAKGLKEDTIGSWGLKLKTHKEAHQYGEEKTSEQQPLKRNLKSLLANHKSRNSQDPKPSEAASVLKASSGSGTKVLEGISCKSRPAQKLIAELIREAHVSLKRCTLESSVASQTPEQTNAKTTPGKGCSQDVPQADGKPIPSCEEISPQDKSDGADSGCSDKVSREVVSEQKCQSKVGLEHRVKRPAQLTLPALARFLKQHSTKTKKVKSKPESPPNQALPDVQKGTNTASTDQPSSTSCNLKPNDPTMSPRIADQITKNDPGKVTESIQQPSSPSLLFQDTMASPGPKGSRNIDCVLESGEPQPIVLEEKTVLDNVEQSLSNHQIFSCSAHTTSSSSPVLPPLFDTPLASAHVSNTLSSESKCVGFLPDSPCSPFGFEPLSPASSPEPLPSLPVSFALDLDSVTSEPPEGLPARDDSCPSVFKWHTVLPPAEPYVDSSFAVFQPTSTLSLDSSLLPSETPNVSSQSPSNPQSQTPTDIQSKTSVDSQTLIHSDAPVVHALSFQENEQPLPFPGELSPLVLPLALSPTFSSLDGEGLSPTPSIADLVHFFSTDDHLGMGMDFPSTDSLTPPCPPDASAEVNTNRHPHHVPLVPSPKDLKCKKRPRRQKLAKSDPDQKMDGSAYTAMQPNLEEVEEQLFISFTSKEALKLHIADSEEKESRRPVASSQVQLQQLTEEPSNEVTIAAFEKVLLKDVKMMKHQQIIHPVLQEVGLKMNLLDPTLSIDLQYLGVRLPIPPPGSSQEPPSQELPPLQSASTSFVSRTGKTTDLTQIKGWREKFTPSETSTVPPPSTSEVCVASEQNKKNLSAFCSDMLDQYLESEAKLIDERATSFSQPPVELPPLYELPASSSSYVRPLNSILKKPTSDLISGFIPPSKRSRVPVREQKATRKVDRKQKTYQPEAVPVSPASQPAVPTSTAHPQSQHKDHLTELPTEPPKPHKEPPTVQSSLSKRTELFPAPPHRPALNRRKNLKSKTSSKVPSRSLRTADLPPLESDSEVDDANAPGVPGLSVTRGLLRQKDLEDVVTWRGRPRNFITEERATIALTSLFTLMGFVCDNPTAPIQLPLRPAAPCLNDFCRLGCICSSLAYTSRISHCGRPQCMLGCSCLKQKVVLLKNLDGSDSSPSPHGTGKKRKRKRMKMAYILKEADSVSQPADRVRTLWKTGDRGLDPEPVHVPEPALRSSSTISTRISSKASEDSGSCARVRRFAGKNGTIRHQVIQEVPARPPSKPRRRKFQGTKTKVHSGAPQAQPVASSPPQNLSSYSKPSRRLTILTECRWKLNGDRDYVLKKLCETMAQDRLDKPFWARKYHINPISQTVEETGAGRCIHYKVLISRRDKLEQGDYTALVAEDAEPVKDGPRQEEEEVESVDDWQREVAEEPEPVEDWQREIMEEDLVEDWQRELNESDLEEQQVHEESKSLNMEKRKLSVDMALPFLMGISPAGFLSARKKTPDGKDPIEVNGKLYPLAKIQLGGMGALHPANRLAAYLTGRVLGNRKQQAPASLTEPPQSLPALPPVTVTPTTCAPSVKYITIPPPPSVAASGLPAPPAVVPTAAIKTVASTNHIMKAPVKSNHQSAPTSGSAPPTGSVLLTLPPPRAPIRLPVLSCPQPPPSSSVRMVLRQVHNPTGLRYYRKPDGNLVQLIPVTQLRPPSTVVKTGSATSVLMDSSHVLMASSRPTCPTLPSSVYNMSGLKSFTVTKGSGSLSNNGMYTLKILPVASKADQVQLNSQKVPAQPTHLTPTSPLTSAAHSVKPGIKAETVPDEREDETTLTTLRSDVTPSPTLIHPAPEPARDLVDLDIICVDDDDDDDDVAAGKDPGAKRLIEEVNMPDPSSDETENSSDFTDNSSDDNSMDVAGGSPQVKSVNSCKVVMERMRRSRISQLVGALKHEVELDAATSTLATLKTATRVIEKLRTSEIRLKRKKMVLAKKRDHLLAVVPSTGHSRHDGSPETQAGSPCSVGADGLRLAAQGGNLCVVTGKKSIAFRSGGDAIEELNECGQELSSEAVTPQVCEDLQRCTRTDSHQSGPDSNLDEKRKAANQLTPTDDNNASCSQKLHHEQAPPTPALPTPSTDHRAFRQLQGSAPRGKVSNESAVRNCRKTTPNILRRRKNLASSSRTRVRPTTRQAIIASDTAMVTAAALPRQPVLTLPLVAGQLASSSTAGAAPVNVNVPIATNQHMYLAAVPLPPTTPNLNSVFHLAPPTNALQPRPTERLPHVPVALLLGSGGSDPASDRKQCQEAEDGLKPLVNKIAPLETAAVSKVGLNSHTASDESCKGAVLTPPPLLHMKVGGGAKTECPPKTETSLEARDDGVSWRPMPRLVPLGMRGVPPN; this is encoded by the exons ATGGCATCGAAGACGCAGCAGAACGTGATGGTGTTTGATGAAGGCGGAGTGGCAAGCCCTGCAGCCGCTCCCGTGGCCAACAATCTGCCCCAGCGCTTTGGCAGGGCGAGCCGACACATTCTGGAGCAAGGTGAACAAGGATCAGATGGAAGCCACAAAGACACAGGAACAATAGGCCAAGCGGAAGTGCGGCCAAGAACATTCAGCTCGTCACCCATTGGACCGTCTGCCATGAAACCGCCTACATGTGACTTCCTGGCACCTGACAGCACCCGCAGAGGCATTAGAGTGACTTTGGACAACAACAATATGTGGAACGAATTCTTCAGGTGTCAAACTGAAATGATTATCACCAAACAAGGCAGCAGGATGTTTCCGTATTGTCGTTTTCGAATCTCGGGCTTGCAGCCATCCAGCAAGTACGTCTTAATTTTGGACATTCAACCTCTCGACGGAAGTCATTACACATGGACTGGTGCTAGCTGGCAAGTGGCCGGGAAGGCGGAGAGTCACATCAGGAGTCCACCATTCACTCATCCAGACTCGCCTTCAACGGGTCAGCAGTGGATGCAGAATCCTGTTTCCTTTTACAAACTGAAGCTCACGAGCAACACCGCCGACAAGGAGGGCAATGCCATACTACACCCAATGCATCGCTACGTGCCGCGCCTACACTTGGTCCAAACGGAGAAAGCTGATGACGACTTTAAGCTAAGTGGGTCCAATGTAGCTACGTTCACTTTCCAACAGACCGAGTTCATGGCTGTCACTGCATACCAGAACTCCCAGTTTGCTCAGCTGAAAGTGGACTATAACCCTTTTGCCAAAGGACTGAAAGAGGACACCATAGGATCATGGGGCCTGAAACTGAAAACGCACAAAGAAGCGCACCAATATGGAGAGGAAAAAACCAGTGAGCAGCAACCTTTGAAGAGAAACTTGAAATCTTTGCTTGCAAATCATAAAAGTAGAAACTCCCAGGACCCCAAGCCTTCGGAGGCGGCTTCAGTCCTAAAAGCGTCTTCTGGATCCGGTACCAAAGTTTTGGAGGGCATTTCCTG CAAATCACGGCCAGCACAGAAGTTAATTGCTGAACTCATTCGAGAGGCGCATGTTTCCCTGAAAAGATGCACTCTGGAGTCGTCGGTTGCCTCCCAAACACCTGAGCAAACCAACGCTAAAACCACACCAGGGAAGGGCTGCAGCCAAGATGTCCCCCAAGCTGATGGAAAGCCCATCCCATCATGTGAGGAAATTTCACCACAGGATAAGAGTGACGGTGCAGACAGTGGATGTTCTGACAAAGTGAGCAGAGAAGTCGTTTCAGAACAGAAATGTCAGTCCAAGGTTGGACTAGAACACCGTGTTAAACGTCCGGCACAGCTTACTCTGCCAGCGTTGGCTCGGTTTTTGAAACAACATTCAACCAAGACCAAAAAAGTCAAGAGCAAGCCGGAATCTCCACCTAACCAAGCTCTCCCTGATGTCCAAAAAGGAACGAACACAGCTTCTACAGATCAGCCTAGTTCTACAAGTTGTAACCTTAAACCCAATGATCCAACTATGAGCCCAAGAATAGCAGACCAGATTACTAAAAATGATCCTGGAAAAGTGACTGAATCCATTCAACAGCCCTCCAGTCCCAGTCTGTTATTCCAAGACACCATGGCCTCTCCGGGACCGAAGGGCTCAAGAAATATTGATTGTGTTCTGGAAAGCGGTGAACCACAGCCAATcgttttggaggaaaaaacagTATTAGACAATGTTGAGCAGTCATTGAGTAACCACCAGATTTTTAGTTGTTCAGCTCATACTACCTCATCTTCATCTCCCGTATTGCCCCCCCTGTTTGACACGCCATTAGCCTCTGCACATGTTTCAAACACCCTGTCCTCAGAGTCTAAGTGTGTCGGTTTCCTTCCTGACTCACCCTGCTCACCCTTTGGTTTTGAGCCTTTGTCCCCTGCGAGTTCTCCGGAGCCACTACCTTCTCTACCGGTCTCTTTCGCATTAGACCTGGACTCTGTCACCTCTGAGCCTCCTGAGGGATTGCCAGCCCGGGATGATTCTTGCCCGTCCGTCTTTAAATGGCACACGGTGTTACCGCCTGCAGAGCCCTATGTGGACTCTTCCTTCGCAGTGTTCCAACCCACATCAACTCTTTCACTGGACTCGTCTTTATTGCCTTCTGAAACCCCCAACGTTTCATCCCAATCTCCGTCAAACCCTCAATCCCAGACTCCCACTGACATTCAGTCAAAGACTTCTGTTGATTCACAGACTCTTATCCATTCGGATGCCCCAGTTGTTCACGCACTTTCGTTTCAAGAGAATGAACAGCCCCTACCTTTTCCGGGAGAACTGTCGCCCCTCGTCCTTCCGTTGGCTCTGTCTCCAACATTCTCCTCTTTGGACGGAGAAGGTTTGTCACCCACACCTTCAATTGCAGATCTTGtgcactttttttccactgatgatCACCTTGGAATGGGGATGGACTTTCCAAGCACCGATTCGCTGACACCTCCTTGCCCGCCTGATGCTTCAGCCGAAGTCAATACAAACCGTCATCCTCATCATGTTCCATTGGTCCCGTCCCCCAAAGATTTGAAATGCAAAAAGAGACCACGACGGCAAAAGCTCGCCAAGTCCGACCCGGATCAGAAGATGGATGGCTCGGCCTacaccgccatgcagcctaaccTTGAAGAAGTAGAGGAGCAACTCTTTATCTCCTTCACATCCAAG GAGGCCCTCAAACTTCACATTGCAGACTCTGAAGAGAAAGAAAGCAGGCGTCCGGTGGCATCATCGCAAGTTCAACTGCAGCAGCTGACTGAAGAACCAAGCAATG AAGTGACAATAGCTGCCTTTGAGAAAGTTCTTCTGAAAGATGTGAAGATGATGAAGCACCAGCAGATCATCCACCCGGTGCTACAGGAGG TTGGACTGAAGATGAATCTGCTGGATCCGACTCTGTCCATCGACCTGCAGTACCTCGGTGTTCGTCTACCCATCCCTCCTCCTGGAAGTTCTCAGGAGCCCCCTAGCCAAGAACTCCCACCGTTACAAA GTGCTTCCACGTCGTTTGTGTCAAGAACGGGGAAAACCACAGATTTGACCCAGATTAAAGGTTGGAGAGAAAAATTTACTCCATCTGAAACATCCACGGTTCCGCCACCCTCCACGTCCGAAG TGTGCGTTGCCTCGGAGCAGAACAAGAAGAACTTGTCTGCTTTCTGCAGCGACATGTTGGATCAGTACCTGGAGAGTGAGGCCAAGCTGATAGACGAGCGTGCCACCAGCTTCTCTCAGCCGCCTGTGGAACTGCCGCCCCTCTACGAGCTTCctgccagcagcagcagctacgTGCGCCCCCTCAACAGTATTCTCAAAAAGCCCACCTCAGATCTCATCTCTGGATTCATCCCACCTTCCAAGAGATCCAGAGTCCCCGTCAGGGAGCAAAAAGCCACCAGAAAAgttgacaggaagcagaagacTTACCAACCTGAAGCTGTTCCTGTTTCGCCAGCGTCTCAACCAGCAGTTCCAACCTCAACCGCCCACCCCCAGTCACAGCACAAGGACCACCTCACAGAACTTCCCACAGAACCTCCAAAACCACATAAAGAACCCCCCACTGTCCAATCATCGTTATCCAAGCGCACAGAACTGTTCCCAGCCCCCCCTCACCGTCCCGCCCTCAACAGGAGAAAAAATCTCAAATCTAAAACCTCCTCTAAGGTCCCGAGCAGGTCCTTGCGAACGGCGGACTTGCCCCCCCTGGAGTCTGACTCTGAAGTGGACGATGCAAACGCTCCTGGTGTCCCTGGACTGTCAGTGACTCGAGGTCTGCTCAGGCAGAAAGACTTGGAGGATGTCGTCACATGGCGGGGTCGACCTCGCAACTTCATCACGGAAGAAAGGGCAACCATTGCTCTGACGTCCCTCTTCACCTTGATG GGATTCGTGTGCGACAATCCTACTGCTCCCATCCAGCTGCCCCTCAGGCCCGCCGCCCCCTGCCTCAACGACTTCTGCCGGCTGGGCTGCATCTGCTCCAGCTTGGCCTACACGTCCCGCATCAGCCACTGCGGACGCccgcaatgcatgctgggatgcAGCTGCCTCAAGCAGAAGGTGGTCCTGCTCAAGAACCTGGACGGCTCAGATTCAAGCCCGTCCCCTCACGGCACCGGCAAGaagaggaaaaggaaaaggatgAAGATGGCCTACA TTCTGAAGGAGGCCGACAGCGTCTCTCAGCCGGCTGATCGGGTGCGGACTCTCTGGAAGACGGGCGATAGAGGCTTGGACCCGGAGCCCGTCCACGTCCCGGAGCCTGCCTTGCGGTCCTCCAGCACCATCTCCACTAGGATATCTTCAAAG GCGAGCGAGGACTCTGGCAGCTGCGCCCGAGTGAGAAGATTTGCAGGAAAGAACGGAACAATACGGCATCAAGTCATCCAGGAGGTACCTGCGCGCCCTCCATCCAAACCTCGCAGGAGAAAATTCCAAGGAACAAAAACCAAAGTGCATTCAG GAGCTCCACAAGCTCAACCGGTGGCGTCCAGTCCACCTCAGAACCTTTCATCGTACTCAAAGCCATCGAGACGCCTCACTATCCTCACAGAGTGTCGCTGGAAATTGAACGGTGACCGTGATTACGTGCTGAAGAAGCTGTGTGAAACCATGGCTCAGGACCGCCTTGACAAGCCCTTCTGGGCCAGGAAGTACCACATCAATCCCATCAGTCAGACCGTGGAGGAGACTGGCGCCGGACGCTGCATCCACTACAAAGTCCTCATCAGCAGACGTGACAAACTTGAGCAG GGTGACTACACCGCACTGGTGGCGGAGGATGCGGAACCTGTAAAGGATGGGCCCAgacaagaggaagaggaggtggagtCAGTGGACGACTGGCAGAGAGAAGTAGCCGAGGAGCCGGAGCCTGTGGAGGACTGGCAGAGGGAGATCATGGAAGAGGACTTGGTGGAAGACTGGCAGCGCGAACTTAATGAAAGCGACCTGGAGGAGCAGCAGGTGCATGAAGAGAGTAAGAGCTTGAATATGGAGAAGCGGAAGCTCAGTGTGGATATGGCTCTGCCGTTCCTCATGGGAATCTCCCCTGCTGGCTTCCTGTCGGCCAGAAAAAAGACGCCAGACGGCAAAGATCCCATTGAG GTCAACGGAAAGTTGTATCCACTGGCCAAGATCCAGCTGGGCGGCATGGGGGCGCTCCACCCTGCCAACCGCCTGGCAGCTTATCTGACGGGCCGCGTGCTGGGCAACAGGAAGCAGCAAGCCCCGGCCTCTTTAACGGAGCCCCCTCAGTCCTTGCCGGCGCTCCCTCCCGTTACCGTAACACCCACTACTTGCGCCCCCAGCGTCAAGTATATCACCATCCCGCCCCCCCCATCAGTTGCAGCCTCCGGCCTTCCGGCGCCTCCTGCAG TGGTGCCCACGGCGGCCATTAAGACTGTGGCGTCGACAAACCACATCATGAAGGCGCCCGTGAAATCCAATCATCAGTCAGCCCCCACCTCAG GCTCGGCGCCCCCTACCGGGTCCGTGCTGTTAACGCTTCCACCACCTCGAGCCCCCATTCGGCTTCCCGTCTTGTCCTGTCCTCAGCCACCCCCCTCCTCTTCAGTCAGGATGGTTTTACGACAAGTTCACAACCCGACAGGTTTACGATACTACCGCAAACCGGATGGAAACCTGGTCCAGCTGATACCTGTGACCCAGCTGAGACCCCCCAGCACCGTTGTCAAGACCG GTTCGGCAACATCTGTACTCATGGATTCTTCTCATGTGCTCATGGCGAGTAGTAGACCCACCTGTCCGACGCTGCCGAGCTCCGTCTACAACATGTCTGGCCTCAAGTCTTTCACTGTGACCAAGGGTTCCGGGTCCCTGAGCAACAATGGAATGTACACCTTAAAAATTCTTCCCGTAGCGTCCAAAGCAGATCAGGTCCAGCTCAACTCACAGAAGGTTCCGGCCCAGCCCACCCATCTGACCCCTACCAGCCCGCTCACGTCCGCAGCCCACAGCGTGAAGCCGGGGATAAAAGCTGAGACTGTCCCGGATGAGCGTGAAGATGAGACCACGCTAACAACTCTGAGATCAGACGTCACGCCTTCGCCGACGCTAATTCACCCCGCACCTGAGCCCGCTCGGGACTTGGTCGATCTTGATATCATCTgcgtggatgatgatgatgatgatgatgatgtggcgGCTGGGAAGGACCCGGGAGCCAAGCGCTTAATCGAAGAAGTCAATATGCCGGATCCATCAAGCGACGAGACGGAAAACTCGTCTGACTTCACAGACAACTCCAGTGATGACAATAGTATGGACGTGGCTGGTGGGTCACCTCAGGTCAAGAGCGTCAATTCGTGTAAG GTGGTCATGGAGAGAATGCGGCGTTCCAGGATATCGCAGTTGGTTGGTGCATTGAAACATGAGGTCGAACTCGATGCCGCCACGTCAACACTCGCTACTTTGAAAACG GCGACCCGGGTGATCGAGAAACTCCGGACCAGCGAGATACGTCTTAAGAGAAAGAAGATGGTTCTGGCCAAGAAAAGGGACCATTTGCTTGCTGTCGTTCCCTCCACAG GTCACAGCCGCCATGATGGCTCACCTGAGACGCAGGCGGGAAGTCCATGCAGCGTGGGAGCTGATGGGTTGAGATTGGCAGCGCAGGGCGGCAATCTTTGTGTTGTCACTGGAAAGAAAAG CATCGCTTTCAGGTCAGGAGGTGACGCCATCGAAGAGCTCAATGAGTGTGGACAGGAGCTCAGTTCCGAAGCCGTGACTCCTCAGGTCTGCGAGGACCTTCAGCGATGCACCAGAACCGACAGCCATCAGTCAG GTCCAGATTCAAATCTAGATGAGAAGCGCAAAGCAGCCAATCAGCTGACTCCAACAGATGACAACAATGCATCCTGCAGTCAGAAGCTCCACCATGAACAAGCTCCTCCCACTCCTGCTCTTCCCACCCCTTCAACTGACCACAGAGCTTTCCGTCAGCTCCAGGGGAGCGCCCCGAGAGGCAAAGTCTCCAACGAATCAGCGGTGAGGAACTGCCGCAAGACCACCCCCAACATCTTGCGTCGCCGCAAGAACCTCGCCTCGTCTAGTAGGACCCGTGTGAGACCCACCACCCGTCAGGCCATCATAGCATCTGACACTGCGATGGTCACGGCCGCAGCATTGCCGAGGCAACCGGTACTAACACTCCCGCTGGTGGCAGGACAGCTAGCGTCTTCTTCTACAGCAG GCGCCGCCCCAGTCAACGTCAACGTTCCCATTGCGACCAATCAGCACATGTACCTGGCCGCCGTGCCCCTCCCACCAACCA CTCCAAACTTGAACAGCGTCTTCCACTTGGCTCCTCCCACAAACGCACTACAACCACGCCCAACCGAGCGTCTGCCTCATGTTCCCGTGGCCCTGTTACTCGGCTCTGGCGGATCCGACCCAGCCTCAGACCGCAAGCAGTGCCAGGAGGCCGAAGATGGTCTCAAGCCGCTCGTCAACAAGATCGCCCCCCTTGAGACCGCCGCTGTGTCCAAGGTGGGGCTGAACAGCCACACGGCGTCTGACGAGAGCTGTAAAGGAGCCGTGCTGACTCCTCCTCCGCTGCTGCACATGAAGGTAGGCGGCGGGGCAAAGACTGAGTGCCCTCCTAAAACGGAGACTTCATTAGAGGCACGGGATGACGGTGTGTCATGGCGGCCAATGCCCAGGTTGGTTCCCCTGGGCATGAGAGGAGTCCCGCCCAACTGA